Proteins co-encoded in one Astyanax mexicanus isolate ESR-SI-001 chromosome 1, AstMex3_surface, whole genome shotgun sequence genomic window:
- the LOC103025533 gene encoding collagen alpha-2(VIII) chain isoform X1, with translation MKRTVAFIALLMLLLQISLQQTEAAADSLKPSNPSDDLKHLKDIVYQQGTMLVELKTEMKYVEKENSVLKTKMAKQIKQGKQIQGNMEDMKNKVSAQAEAVSSTKSKLTSEVEKLKEQNEEIRTALANSQTEVKTLKKENTALKGRLSTAEGDVASLKREVIEHPKVAFSAALKSTMGSLSTTTNIVYPVVITNIGGGYNPNTGIFTAPSRGVYYFRFTIMGLNNGYNTGIYMYKNQELLTFLWGYNYNSYGRYISGGFTLQLEIGDTVRTQLPNGYILYHQYANTNTFSGFMIFPI, from the exons ATGAAGAGAACAGTGGCTTTTATTGCTctactgatgctgctgctgcagatcaGCCTGCAACAAactgaagctgctgctgattcTCTGAAGCCATCCAACCCCTCTGATGATCTGAAGCATCTGAAAGACATTGTGTATCAGCAGGGTACCATGCTGGTGGAGCTGAAGACTGAGATGAAATATGTGGAAAAGGAGAACTCAG TGCTGAAGACCAAAATGGCCAAGCAGATCAAGCAGGGCAAACAGATTCAGGGTAACATGGAGGACATGAAGAATAAGGTTTCAG caCAAGCAGAAGCAGTGTCCTCCACGAAGTCCAAACTAACGAGTGAAGTGGAGAAGCTGAAGGAACAGAATGAAG AAATAAGAACTGCATTAGCGAACAGTCAGACTGAAGTGAAAACCctgaagaaagaaaacacag CTTTAAAGGGAAGACTGAGCACTGCTGAAGGTGATGTGGCGAGTCTGAAGAGAGAGGTCATag AACATCCCAAGGTGGCGTTTTCAGCAGCTTTAAAATCAACCATGGGATCACTAAGTACCACCACTAATATTGTCTATCCTGTCGTCATTACAAACATTGGAGGAGGTTATAACCCCAATACAG GAATCTTCACAGCTCCGTCCAGAGGAGTCTACTATTTCCGATTCACTATCATGGGATTAAACAATGGTTACAATACAGGAATATATATGTACAAGAACCAGGAGTTACTGACATTTTTATGGGGATATAATTACAATAGTTATGGAAGGTATATATCAGGTGGGTTTACTCTACAGTTGGAGATTGGAGATACTGTTCGTACTCAGCTACCTAACGGTTACATACTCTACCACCAATATGCCAATACTAACACCTTCAGCGGCTTCATGATCTTTCCCATTTAA
- the LOC111195003 gene encoding collagen alpha-1(X) chain, which translates to MKRTVTVTFLLLLLLLQISLQQTRAAADPKSLKRSDDLKNILYEQGTALAEMKTQVKFIEKENGDLKTKMTRQIKRSRQTESQLESLKKEMAAQLSEVSVIRSSLVNVEAEMGKLKKENEDLKKKASTAEGYLKTLKKEITEKLQVVFSAGLSASVGPLSGLGVVVYTKVLTNTGGAYSPSTGVFTAPTAGIYYFRFTACGSANGQYSGVSLYRNQERLTHLSEYNNDGYPRHFSGGIAIHLSEGDAVTVRLPSSYRLYEDSYTRNIFSGFLLFPMNS; encoded by the exons ATGAAGAGAACAGTGACTGTTACTtttctgttgctgctgctgctgctgcagatcaGCCTGCAACAAACTCGAGCTGCAGCTGATCCGAAGTCACTAAAACGCTCTGATGATCTGAAAAACATTTTGTACGAGCAAGGAACCGCGCTGGCTGAGATGAAGACTCAGGTGAAGTTCATAGAGAAGGAGAACGGAG ACCTGAAAACCAAAATGACCAGACAGATCAAACGTTCCAGGCAAACTGAGAGTCAGCTGGAGAGCCTAAAGAAAGAAATGGCAG CACAGTTGTCGGAGGTGTCTGTAATAAGAAGCTCACTGGTGAATGTTGAGGCTGAAATGGGGAAACTGAAGAAGGAGAATGAAG ATCTGAAGAAGAAAGCGTCTACAGCTGAGGGTTATCTGAAGACTCTAAAGAAGGAAATCACAG AAAAACTGCAGGTGGTGTTCTCAGCAGGGCTGTCTGCATCTGTCGGACCTCTGAGTGGTCTTGGTGTAGTGGTCTACACTAAAGTCTTAACAAACACTGGAGGAGCTTACAGTCCAAGCACAG GAGTCTTCACAGCTCCCACTGCAGGCATCTACTATTTCAGATTCACCGCCTGTGGATCAGCCAATGGTCAGTATTCAGGTGTAAGTCTCTACAGAAACCAGGAGAGGCTGACTCACCTATCTGAATACAATAATGATGGATACCCTAGACACTTCTCTGGAGGCATCGCCATACATCTCTCTGAAGGAGACGCTGTTACCGTCCGTCTCCCAAGTAGTTATCGTCTGTATGAAGACTCCTACACTCGCAATATTTTCAGCGGCTTCCTTCTCTTCCCTATGAACTCCTGA